From the Lolium rigidum isolate FL_2022 chromosome 2, APGP_CSIRO_Lrig_0.1, whole genome shotgun sequence genome, one window contains:
- the LOC124688922 gene encoding protein FD-like, translated as MPDDDAAGSPQLSLSGFSSLFSISTTTPHPNHHHHLDLPPPSLSLSIGTGGEEHEEDQVVSSGQGTTARVRMMKNRESALRSRARKRAYVQELEKEVRRLADDNLRLKRQFKQLKTEMAALVQQQQTNGSPHRRTSYT; from the exons ATGCCTGACGACGATGCCGCGGGAAGCCCGCAGCTGAGCCTGAGCGGGTTCAGCTCCCTCttctccatctccaccaccacccctcatcctaaccaccaccaccacctcgacCTGCCgccgccctctctctccctcagcATCGGCACCGGCGGGGAGGAGCATGAGGAGGATCAGGTCGTCAGCAGCGGCCAGGGGACCACCGCCCGCGTCCGGATGATGAAGAACAGGGAGTCCGCGCTGCGCTCCAGGGCCAGGAAGAGGGCCTACGTGCAGGAGCTGGAGAAGGAGGTCCGCCGGCTCGCCGACGACAACCTCAGACTCAAGAGACAGTTCAAACAG CTTAAAACGGAGATGGCCGCACTCGTCCAGCAGCAGCAAACCAACGGCAGCCCACACAGAAGAACCTCCTACACGTAG
- the LOC124688923 gene encoding protein FD-like isoform X1, whose product MSDDDAAGSPQLSLSGFSSLFSISTTTPHPNHHHLDLPPPSLSLSIGTGGEEHEEDQVVSSGQGTTARVRMMKNRESALRSRARKRAYVQELEKEVRRLADDNLRLKRQFKQLKTEMAALVQQQPANGRQISSPNRRNSSM is encoded by the exons ATGTCTGACGACGATGCCGCGGGAAGCCCGCAGCTGAGCCTGAGCGGGTTCAGCTCCCTCttctccatctccaccaccacccctcATCCTAACCACCACCACCTCGACCTGCCgccgccctctctctccctcagcATCGGCACCGGCGGGGAGGAGCATGAGGAGGATCAGGTCGTCAGCAGCGGCCAGGGGACCACTGCCCGTGTCCGGATGATGAAGAACAGGGAGTCGGCGCTGCGCTCCAGGGCCAGGAAGAGGGCCTACGTGCAGGAGCTGGAGAAGGAGGTCCGCCGGCTCGCCGACGACAACCTCAGACTCAAGAGACAGTTCAAACAG CTTAAAACGGAGATGGCCGCACTCGTCCAGCAGCAGCCAGCCAATGGTAGGCAGATCAGCAGCCCAAACAGAAGAAACTCCTCCATGTAG
- the LOC124688923 gene encoding protein FD-like isoform X2, which translates to MSEDEAQLSLSGFSSLFSISTTTPHPNHHHLDLPPPSLSLSIGTGGEEHEEDQVVSSGQGTTARVRMMKNRESALRSRARKRAYVQELEKEVRRLADDNLRLKRQFKQLKTEMAALVQQQPANGRQISSPNRRNSSM; encoded by the exons ATGTCTGAGGACGAAG CGCAGCTGAGCCTGAGCGGGTTCAGCTCCCTCttctccatctccaccaccacccctcATCCTAACCACCACCACCTCGACCTGCCgccgccctctctctccctcagcATCGGCACCGGCGGGGAGGAGCATGAGGAGGATCAGGTCGTCAGCAGCGGCCAGGGGACCACTGCCCGTGTCCGGATGATGAAGAACAGGGAGTCGGCGCTGCGCTCCAGGGCCAGGAAGAGGGCCTACGTGCAGGAGCTGGAGAAGGAGGTCCGCCGGCTCGCCGACGACAACCTCAGACTCAAGAGACAGTTCAAACAG CTTAAAACGGAGATGGCCGCACTCGTCCAGCAGCAGCCAGCCAATGGTAGGCAGATCAGCAGCCCAAACAGAAGAAACTCCTCCATGTAG